A part of Corynebacterium lactis RW2-5 genomic DNA contains:
- the trxA gene encoding thioredoxin codes for MSTVNVTADTFKSTVLESDKPVLVDFWAEWCGPCKKVSPVLDEIAAELGDKAVIAKVNVDEQRALAGMFQIMSIPTLLVFKDGTKVEELVGVRPKSEIQGKIEKHF; via the coding sequence ATGTCTACAGTCAACGTTACCGCCGATACCTTCAAGTCGACCGTCCTCGAATCCGATAAGCCAGTCCTCGTTGACTTCTGGGCGGAGTGGTGCGGTCCTTGCAAAAAGGTCTCCCCGGTGCTCGATGAGATTGCCGCCGAGCTCGGCGACAAGGCCGTCATTGCCAAGGTAAATGTCGACGAGCAGCGCGCGCTAGCCGGGATGTTCCAAATCATGTCGATTCCGACTTTGCTCGTGTTTAAGGACGGAACCAAGGTAGAGGAACTTGTCGGCGTGCGGCCGAAGTCTGAAATCCAGGGCAAGATTGAGAAGCACTTCTAA
- a CDS encoding sigma-70 family RNA polymerase sigma factor, whose product MIQQSCNIDSARGGDRKGQPTPVRLEREKEDLALLRAHVAGDSRAFGMLVARHRAMLLNVARRHCDAPLDPNDCVQEGLLRAMNAARGFRGNCSVATWLSLIIKHACMDYYRGRFGQAPVCEDEETFARKIDSLSTEKNDVTLRIVMSDALAKLPKDQRDALLYLDIFGYSITETARSTGHPSGTLKSRRARARTFLRRRLSDVLAA is encoded by the coding sequence TTGATTCAGCAGTCCTGCAACATCGACTCGGCCAGGGGAGGGGATCGGAAAGGACAGCCAACACCGGTCCGACTGGAACGGGAGAAAGAGGATCTCGCTCTGTTGCGGGCACACGTCGCCGGAGACAGTCGGGCATTCGGCATGCTGGTGGCGCGACACCGCGCCATGCTGCTCAATGTCGCGAGGCGTCACTGTGACGCTCCGCTTGATCCGAACGATTGCGTACAGGAAGGTCTTCTTCGGGCTATGAATGCGGCCCGGGGCTTCCGGGGCAATTGCTCAGTGGCGACGTGGCTTTCGCTCATTATCAAGCACGCGTGCATGGACTACTACCGAGGTCGCTTCGGCCAGGCCCCGGTTTGCGAGGATGAGGAGACTTTCGCACGCAAGATTGACAGCCTTTCCACGGAAAAGAACGATGTCACTTTGCGTATCGTTATGTCCGATGCGCTGGCGAAGTTGCCGAAGGATCAGCGGGACGCTCTTTTGTACCTCGACATCTTCGGATACTCCATTACGGAAACTGCACGCAGTACCGGCCATCCAAGCGGGACTCTAAAATCTCGCCGCGCCCGGGCTCGCACATTCCTCCGCCGTCGGCTTAGCGACGTGTTGGCGGCCTAG
- the trxB gene encoding thioredoxin-disulfide reductase, translating into MSDTVHDLIIVGSGPAGYTAATYAARAELNPVVFEGIEFGGLLMTTTEVENYPGFSEGIMGPELMDQMRAQAERFGADLRMEIVDKMDLSGDIKSVWVGEEEHKARAVILAMGAAPRYTGAMGEQQLLGHGVSACATCDGFFFRDHDIAVVGGGDSAMEEATFLTKFAKSVTIVHRRDEFRASKIMVERAAANEKVRFATNKVVSKVLGAEEGSVKGLELEDTVTGEKSVLDVTALFVAIGHEPRSQMVVDQVECDEAGYVKVASPSTQTSLKGVFAAGDLVDSHYQQAVTAAGSGCAAALDAEHYLASL; encoded by the coding sequence ATGAGCGACACCGTACACGACCTCATCATTGTGGGTTCTGGCCCTGCCGGCTACACTGCCGCAACTTACGCTGCTCGCGCAGAGCTGAACCCGGTTGTGTTCGAGGGTATTGAATTCGGCGGTCTACTCATGACCACCACCGAAGTGGAGAACTACCCCGGATTTTCCGAGGGCATTATGGGCCCGGAGCTCATGGATCAGATGCGTGCCCAGGCCGAGCGCTTCGGTGCCGACCTGCGCATGGAGATCGTGGACAAGATGGATCTATCCGGCGATATCAAGTCCGTCTGGGTAGGGGAGGAGGAGCACAAGGCCCGCGCCGTCATTCTGGCGATGGGCGCCGCACCTCGTTACACGGGTGCCATGGGCGAGCAGCAGCTGCTGGGTCATGGCGTCAGCGCCTGCGCTACTTGTGACGGTTTCTTCTTCCGCGATCACGACATCGCCGTCGTCGGCGGCGGCGATTCCGCAATGGAAGAAGCTACCTTCCTGACTAAGTTTGCAAAGTCGGTCACCATCGTCCACCGCCGCGATGAGTTCCGCGCCTCCAAGATTATGGTCGAGCGCGCTGCCGCAAACGAGAAGGTTCGTTTCGCGACCAACAAGGTTGTCTCGAAGGTCCTCGGCGCGGAAGAGGGCAGCGTCAAGGGCCTTGAGCTTGAAGACACTGTGACTGGCGAGAAGTCCGTGCTCGATGTGACTGCACTGTTCGTCGCTATCGGTCATGAGCCTCGTTCTCAAATGGTTGTCGATCAGGTTGAATGTGACGAGGCCGGGTACGTAAAGGTGGCTTCCCCGTCCACTCAGACTTCACTGAAGGGCGTCTTCGCAGCCGGTGATTTGGTGGACTCGCACTACCAGCAGGCAGTCACCGCGGCGGGATCTGGCTGTGCCGCCGCTCTGGATGCCGAGCACTACCTCGCATCACTTTAA
- a CDS encoding N-acetylmuramoyl-L-alanine amidase has translation MPEFLTVGDRSPRVAEVRSTLARLGLLSGWEGSAAEENSPQWSGDDDLFDDNLRDALLAFQQSRGVYADGVIRDTTLRLLREATYTLGARVLSYDPVSQMTGEDVGQLQATLQELGFHDARVDGHFGPKTDAAVRDYQLNYGLEPDGICGPVTLRALSYLGRRVTGGSVSAFREKEVVRTKGPKLAGKRVVIDPGLGAGDPGMVVEGPYGQISEEEILWDLASRIEGRLVAAGAETILSRPRTDNPTIEDRAELANAFGADVFISLQADHYQNDLANGVATFYFGSEKGNNSILGEQLSSLIQREIVARTPLTDCRSHGRTWDLLRLTRMPTVEVAVGYMTNPGDIATLSSPDQRDTIAESIVVAVKRLYLGDDEPQPMTGAYSFVQLLEAENS, from the coding sequence GTGCCTGAGTTTTTGACGGTAGGTGACCGTTCACCCCGTGTGGCGGAAGTGCGCTCTACACTCGCAAGACTCGGCCTTCTCTCCGGCTGGGAAGGCTCAGCTGCCGAAGAGAACTCTCCGCAATGGTCTGGGGACGACGATCTGTTTGACGATAATCTCCGCGATGCGCTCTTGGCATTCCAGCAGTCCAGAGGTGTCTATGCGGACGGCGTTATCAGGGACACTACGCTTCGCCTGCTTCGAGAGGCGACCTACACCCTTGGAGCACGGGTTCTTTCCTACGATCCTGTATCCCAGATGACAGGCGAGGACGTAGGGCAGCTACAGGCTACTTTGCAGGAACTCGGCTTTCACGATGCCCGGGTCGACGGACACTTTGGACCGAAGACTGATGCTGCGGTTCGCGATTACCAGCTCAATTACGGGCTTGAACCGGACGGAATTTGTGGCCCGGTAACGCTCCGAGCGCTTAGCTACCTGGGTCGGCGTGTCACAGGCGGCTCTGTCAGCGCATTCCGTGAGAAAGAGGTAGTCCGCACTAAGGGTCCGAAGCTCGCAGGCAAACGCGTTGTCATCGATCCAGGCCTTGGCGCTGGTGACCCTGGGATGGTCGTCGAAGGTCCTTACGGGCAGATTTCCGAAGAAGAAATCCTCTGGGATTTGGCTTCTCGGATCGAGGGACGCCTGGTTGCCGCAGGCGCGGAGACTATTCTGTCTCGTCCTCGGACTGATAATCCCACAATCGAGGACCGTGCGGAGTTAGCGAACGCCTTTGGTGCCGACGTCTTCATCTCGCTCCAGGCTGATCATTACCAAAATGACCTGGCCAATGGCGTCGCCACTTTCTATTTCGGCTCAGAGAAGGGCAACAATTCGATTCTCGGCGAGCAGCTTTCGTCGCTGATTCAACGTGAGATTGTAGCGCGCACTCCGCTTACCGATTGTCGTTCACACGGCCGGACCTGGGATCTGCTAAGGCTGACCCGTATGCCGACGGTCGAGGTGGCGGTCGGGTACATGACAAACCCTGGAGACATCGCAACCCTGTCTTCCCCAGATCAGCGCGATACCATTGCCGAGTCAATCGTTGTCGCGGTCAAGCGACTCTACCTCGGCGACGACGAACCGCAGCCGATGACCGGTGCGTATAGCTTCGTTCAGCTTCTCGAGGCGGAAAATTCTTAA